One stretch of Toxoplasma gondii ME49 chromosome XI, whole genome shotgun sequence DNA includes these proteins:
- a CDS encoding cytochrome b5 family heme/steroid binding domain-containing protein (encoded by transcript TGME49_313580), with translation MAETETPLSLCSSSSIALGTGGRFTVALLEWLPDRSVFSPSPSSSSPSSSPSSSASSPSSSSLSSSPVSGSLRRFRVLEKISYVWQRRGRAGEALVEEFERKMEALRRSHCRETPSLQGDALHAPPAQAASPRPRLTVEVGTAEMQVEACHPVSDLRLLFAADAAPTHVRVFFEPSSASACASASSGPLCGRSFFSPLCPFTPPTLASPVAADLLKAATSSQLPPVAVASESHLSSSSSSSSLSSSSLSSSSLSSSSSVLPRLFVSSSSSRSQDPPGRLPVPGASASASPSVSVSPPPERGENEKTEGARPQSGSGGVERSAGLAVPPGCGVGSQSRFRDLMAADKNRLAACSSGALRRISLEELSRHCSREDLWVALDGVVYDISSYVSFHPGGARILVEHAGTDISEVFRQYHAWVNAKHILEYNRVGIFQG, from the exons ATGGCGGAAACCGAgacgccgctgtctctctgctcttcctcgagcATTGCTCTTGGCACAGGTGGACGCTTCACAGTCGCTCTCCTGGAGTGGCTTCCAGAtcgttctgttttctccccttcaccctcgtcctcttctccctcttcttctccctcttcttctgcctcttctccctcttcttcttctctctcttcttcgccggtTTCTGGGTCGCTTCGCAGATTTCGCGTTCTGGAGAAGATCTCGTACGTATGGCAGAGGCGGGGGAGAGCTGGCGAGGCCCTCGTGGAGGAGTTCGAGAGGAAAATGGAggctctgcgtcgctcccACTGTCGCGAAACGCCTTCCCTTCAGGGCgacgcgctgcatgcgccaccCGCGCAGGCAGCCTCTCCTCGGCCTCGCCTGACCGTGGAAGTTGGAACG GCGGAAATGCAAGTGGAGGCTTGTCACCCTGTCTCTGatctccgccttctcttcgccgctgACGCCGCCCCGACACACGTTCGAGTCTTCTTCGaaccttcttctgcctctgcatgcgcatcaGCATCTTCCGGTCCTCTCTGTGggcgctctttcttctctcccctttgtCCTTTTACGCCTCCAACATTGGCCTCGCCTGTCGCTGCAGATCTACTTAAAGCCGCAACCAGCAGTCAACTCCCTCCAGTTGCTGTGGCGTCAGAATCacatctttcttcttcctcttcttcctcttctctctcttcctcgtctctctcttcctcttctctctcttcctcttcttctgtgctccctcgtctgtttgtctcttccagTTCTTCCAGGTCTCAAGACCCCCCTGGGCGACTGCCTGTCCCCGgtgcgtctgcctctgcgtctccgtctgtgtcagtctctcctcctcccgagagaggagaaaacgagaagactGAGGGCGCCCGCCCTCAGAGCGGAAGCGGGGGAGTAGAGAGATCTGCAGGCCTCGCCGTTCCGCCTGGCTGCGGAG TTGGAAGCCAATCTCGGTTCCGGGACTTGATGGCGGCGGACAAGAACCGcttggctgcatgcagttcggGAGCTCTGCGACGCATTTCCCTGGAGGAG CTGTCAAGACACTGCTCGCGGGAAGATCTGTGGGTCGCGCTCGACGGCGTCGTTTACGACATCAGCTCCTACGTCTCCTTCCACCCTGGCGGCGCCCGGATTCTCGTAGAGCATGCAGGCACCGACATCTCAGAGGTTTTTCGCCAGTACCACGCATGGGTGAACGCGAAACACATCCTCGAATACAACCGGGTGGGAATCTTTCAGGGATAG